From the genome of Symphalangus syndactylus isolate Jambi chromosome 5, NHGRI_mSymSyn1-v2.1_pri, whole genome shotgun sequence, one region includes:
- the HDDC3 gene encoding guanosine-3',5'-bis(diphosphate) 3'-pyrophosphohydrolase MESH1 isoform X1, with translation MGSEAAQLLEAADFAARKHRQQRRKDPEGTPYINHPIGVARILTHEAGITDIVVLQAALLHDTVEDTDTTLDEVELHFGAQVRRLVEEVTDDKTLPKLERKRLQVEQAPHSSPGAKLVKLADKLYNLRDLNRCTPEGWSEHRVQEYFEWAAQVVKGLQGTNRQLEEALKHLFKERGLTL, from the exons ATGGGCTCCGAGGCGGCGCAGCTGCTGGAGGCTGCCGACTTCGCGGCTCGCAAGCACCGGCAGCAGCGGCGGAAAGACCCCGAAGGGACCCCCTACATCAACCACCCCATCG GTGTGGCACGGATCCTGACCCACGAGGCGGGAATCACTGACATTGTGGTGTTACAG GCGGCCCTGCTCCATGACACGGTGGAGGACACGGACACCACCCTGGATGAGGTGGAGCTACACTTTGGGGCACAAGTGCGGCGCCTGGTGGAGGAGGTAACAGATGACAAGACTCTGCCCAAGCTGGAGAGAAAGAGGCTGCAGGTGGAGCAAGCGCCCCACAGTAGCCCCGGGGCCAAACTGGTGAAGCTGGCAGACAAGCTGTACAATCTGAGGGACCTGAATCGCTGCACCCCAGAGG GATGGTCAGAACATCGAGTCCAGGAATACTTCGAGTGGGCAGCGCAGGTGGTGAAGGGGCTTCAGGGAACAAACCGGCAACTGGAAGAGGCTCTAAAGCATCTGTTCAAGGAGCGGGGGCTGACACTCTGA
- the HDDC3 gene encoding guanosine-3',5'-bis(diphosphate) 3'-pyrophosphohydrolase MESH1 isoform X2, with the protein MGSEAAQLLEAADFAARKHRQQRRKDPEGTPYINHPIGVARILTHEAGITDIVVLQAALLHDTVEDTDTTLDEVELHFGAQVRRLVEEVTDDKTLPKLERKRLQVEQAPHSSPGAKLVKLADKLYNLRDLNRCTPEVKIQ; encoded by the exons ATGGGCTCCGAGGCGGCGCAGCTGCTGGAGGCTGCCGACTTCGCGGCTCGCAAGCACCGGCAGCAGCGGCGGAAAGACCCCGAAGGGACCCCCTACATCAACCACCCCATCG GTGTGGCACGGATCCTGACCCACGAGGCGGGAATCACTGACATTGTGGTGTTACAG GCGGCCCTGCTCCATGACACGGTGGAGGACACGGACACCACCCTGGATGAGGTGGAGCTACACTTTGGGGCACAAGTGCGGCGCCTGGTGGAGGAGGTAACAGATGACAAGACTCTGCCCAAGCTGGAGAGAAAGAGGCTGCAGGTGGAGCAAGCGCCCCACAGTAGCCCCGGGGCCAAACTGGTGAAGCTGGCAGACAAGCTGTACAATCTGAGGGACCTGAATCGCTGCACCCCAGAGG taaaaatacaatag